In Mycteria americana isolate JAX WOST 10 ecotype Jacksonville Zoo and Gardens chromosome 3, USCA_MyAme_1.0, whole genome shotgun sequence, a single genomic region encodes these proteins:
- the LOC142407327 gene encoding cullin-9-like isoform X5, with protein sequence MVNERHNGNLLVHLGPKLQAYPEELLRQRRGHDGQPEYLIQWSIISLEERAVGGSSASSAETKPENILMWMSAEEVCASCPALLGKRKLEGQWVKEEKAASPLAGDVPLDEASLLEMKADVRSLVQRAGRQMAEAGAPESSILNTIHVLSAYASIGSLAGAFKETGALDLLMKMLCHKEKQIRRSAGKMLRALASHDAGSWAYVLLSLSQQDGIEQHMDFDSRYTLLELFAETTSSEEHCMSFEGIHLPQIPGKLLFVLVKRYLCVTSLMDKLSGGVEQGGEQQDCAVPSLLTEERSRVKQEFEFSMAMANLILELVHVMGWDRSCKPELLPQQELRPRTTRSIFQHRATSCTTTQAAPTPPPKEPSIFKTRSAFPSRSSYVEYVQANLVCGMRVRMLEDYEQVSAGDEGDFRQSNDGTPPVQVYWQALGSTYWVHWHMVEIIGPSGQEEHEGQEKVSTLTHSHKLAAAQRGSSEDVAQPFFCKPFGGLYSLPYLGEQPTKAAEILSRAEWWELLFFVKKLEAQEQKEITCLIQQNWGEQLLEVDEEALIQLSVPVELAQKVLLVLEKRCQGSAQRDLRSSHIYAKYFLGRGAEQDGGGSTVVSSEGASCRSTSPEATTAKAVKEDLSAATVPPRAPAVAVKSDSQLFSELLAREGLFFPEVMEEQIKVLVSSKGVSERGSLAKVAATVDMIQSSSSEVGLRLAGLQHIVKILEEEPEPEQQVGKAQGGLGTRSVGEKLVKVAVELLSTEVAEKALVVVTLRLLAVLMAKYDWRVRFATEGGVRAVLACMQQHGSSALVQQAGLAALKVLVGAVAGEPGGAGGKPLPLNHADAQMMREIFASIGSASSEGSASLLRAIPAAMSTMQRVPGGSSGVQNGLLVVNMLIDSHRGLAEQLASCDLPTVLQSCWWDRQSTGCPHAMLALSVINRLAEHRLPLGLEMAGREAPLDLRDMQTLLGGLGDSILSKDVVVALERQLCGEVPVPSGEVAQLLQDHRCFRLLLRSFELLGAEKAVSLSILRILNKFLDSYQEDVLPWHECVEPCLSSLSAHSGDREQVVQEFVGFLHRLATASKDCTVAMCRVGTREALSKALDKHSTAPSLAPALLDLVIDCEKYASLYKKLTTSILAGCIQLVLGQIEEHRRSHQPISIPFFDVFLRNLCQGSSVEVKEDKCWEKVQVSSNPHRASKLTDGNPKTYWESNGSTGSHFITVHMQCGVVVREMSMLVASEDSSYMPARVVVLGGDSPATIRTELNAVTVLPSDSRVILLENMTRFWPVIQIRVKRCQQGGIDTRVRGIEVLGPKPTFWPIFKEQLCRRTFLSCTARAHAWCQEICRDRGRLLQLFGRLNRALQHEQGFADRFLPDDEAARALGRTCWEALVNPLVQSITSPDPHGVSPLAWLLSEYLESAEPSRRATSRGAVFGSRVRRLTQLLVHVDPGSPEPEEARAAGGKEGKNKEVPARAVKAVVEKSSGLWGISQCWRGVVQQQVQRFLEAAGQAPDLVERYCGLYQRLRGATEELFGQQAAFVLALGQGFAGALLQLSFLTTLHVSEQFARYLDGQIQELHGAVGSAGPLQRLQQILEPFIVFSGLELAHTFEHFYRRFPQEMLSNLAESEELQQQFYLFQLQEQDKRLLELDMGLDEALGTASVADVPEVKVLALAPRCWPVSPSCYMDEPGRFFSAALSSPLDEFADFCRRSQSQLGWECTKPRRLQWTWLGHAELQFGDCVLHVSTLQMYILLCFNSAEEVAVEALLQATGLPADLVHQALTPLTHGEGVLVWSCMSGAPGALRLNQAALAHASGRHLRLLPRQRYLRAERAELSALERKRNILCCLITRILKVEKQLHIDNLVFRVIDACQKGELSPGLQFLSFCCHSVDVLSCVLHLLNQGYLRRQEERPHVLEYISAEPTTPPASQVQPQVAFQTVEIKTAASPASAERRQTFSTFR encoded by the exons ATGGTGAACGAGAGGCATAATGGCAACCTGCTTGTGCACCTGGGACCCAAACTGCAGGCCTACCCAGAAGAGCTGCTCCGGCAACGGCGAGGCCACGACGGCCAGCCTGAGTACCTGATCCAGTGGAGCATCATCAGCTTGGAAGAGAGAGCAGTGGGAGGCAGCAGTGCCTCCTCTGCAGAGACCAAGCCGGAGAACATCTTGATGTGGATGTCTGCAGAAGAGGTCTGTGCCAGCTGCCCGGCGCTGCTGGGCAAGAGGAAGCTGGAAGGGCAGTGGGTGAAAGAGGAGAAGGCAGCCAGCCCGTTGGCTGGAGATGTCCCGCTGGATGAAGCCTCACTGCTGGAGATGAAGGCTGATGTCAGGAGCCTGGTGCAGCGAGCTGGCCGGCAGATGGCCGAGGCCGGGGCTCCCGAGTCCTCCATCCTCAACACCATCCATGTGCTGAGTGCGTACGCCAGCATTGGCTCGCTGGCGGGTGCCTTCAAGGAGACGGGAGCCCTCGACTTGCTGATGAAGATGCTGTGCCACAAGGAGAAGCAAATCCGCCGCAGTGCTGGCAAGATGCTGAGGGCCCTGGCTTCGCATGATGCAG GGAGTTGGGCCTATGTCCTGCTGTCCCTGAGCCAGCAGGATGGCATTGAGCAGCACATGGACTTTGACAGTCGCTACACCTTGCTGGAGCTGTTTGCTGAGACAACATCCTCTGAAGAGCACTGCATGTCCTTTGAGGGGATTCACCTTCCCCAG ATCCCCGGGAAGCTGCTGTTCGTCCTGGTGAAGCGCTACCTGTGTGTCACTTCTCTCATGGACAAGCTCAGCGGTGgcgtggagcagggaggggagcagcaggactGCGCTGTGCCCAGCCTGCTCACTGAGGAGAGGAGCCGTGTGAAGCAGGAGTTTGAGTTCAGCATGGCTATGGCAAATCTCATCTTGGAGCTGGTGCATGTGATGGGCTGGGACCGCAGCTgcaagccagagctgctgccccaaCAGGAGCTGCGGCCTCGCACCACCCGCTCCATCTTCCAGCACAGAGCCACGTCCTGCACCACTACTCAAGCAGCCCCCACTCCCCCACCAAAAGAGCCCAGCATCTTCAAGACGCGCTCAGCCTTCCCAAGCCGCAGCAGCTACGTGGAGTATGTGCAGGCGAACCTGGTGTGCGGCATGCGGGTGCGCATGCTGGAGGACTACGAGCAGGTCAGCGCGGGTGACGAGGGTGACTTCCGCCAGAGCAACGACGGCACACCGCCTGTGCAG GTGTACTGGCAAGCCCTGGGCTCTACATACTGGGTTCACTGGCACATGGTGGAGATCATTGGCCCTTCAGGGCAAGAGGAGCATGAGGGCCAGGAGAAGGTGTCCACCCTGACACACAGCCACAAACTGGCAGCAG CCCAAAGAGGTTCAAGTGAAGATG TTGCGCAGCCGTTTTTCTGCAAGCCCTTTGGGGGGCTGTACTCCCTGCCTTACCTGGGGGAGCAGCCAACCAAGGCTGCAGAGATCCTGAGCCGTGCCGAGTGGTGGGAGCTGCTCTTCTTTGTGAAGAAGCTGGAAGCGCAGGAGCAGAAAGAGATCACCTGTCTCATCCAGCAGAACTGGGGAGAGCAG CTGTTGGAGGTGGATGAAGAAGCCCTGATCCAGCTGTCGGTACCTGTGGAGCTGGCCCAGAAGGTGCTGCTGGTCTTGGAGAAGCGGTGCCAGGGCAGCGCTCAGCGTGACCTGCGCAGCTCCCACATCTACGCCAAATACTTCCTCGGTAGAGGGGCCGAGCAGGATGGCGGAGGGAGCACCGTGGTGTCCTCGGAGGGCGCCAGCTGCAGGAGCACTAGCCCTGAAGCCACGACGGCCAAGGCAGTGAAGGAAGACCTTTCCGCAGCCACAGTGCCACCCCGAGCCCCCGCTGTGGCGGTGAAGTCGGATTCCCAGCTGTTCAGTGAGCTCCTTGCGAGGGAAGGGCTGTTCTTCCcggaggtgatggaggagcagATCAAAG TGTTGGTCAGCTCCAAGGGGGTGAGCGAGAGGGGCTCGCTGGCCAAGGTTGCAGCCACGGTGGATATGatccagagcagcagctcagaggtggGGCTGCGCTTAGCTGGGCTCCAGCACATCGTGAAGATCCTGGAGGAGGAGCCTGAGCCCGAGCAGCAAGTCGGCAAAGCCCAGGGCGGGCTGGGGACCAGGAGTGTTGG GgagaagctggtgaaggtggCAGTGGAGCTGCTGAGCACTGAGGTGGCAGAgaaggccctggtggtggtgacGCTGCGGCTGCTGGCTGTGCTCATGGCGAAGTACGACTGGCGTGTGCGGTTTGCCACGGAGGGCGGTGTGCGGGCTGTGCTGGCCTGCATGCAGCAGCATGGCTCCTCCGCCCTGGTGCAGCAGGCTGGCCTGGCG GCCCTGAAGGTACTGGTGGGAGCTGTGGCCGGCGAGCCAGGAGGTGCCGGCGGGAAGCCCTTGCCCCTGAACCACGCCGACGCGCAGATGATGCGGGAGATCTTTGCCAGCATTGGCTCTGCCTCCAGCGAGGGCTCGGCAAGCCTGCTGCGTGCCATCCCTGCTGCCATGAGCACCATGCAGCGGGTCCCAGG GGGCTCCTCAGGGGTGCAGAACGGCTTGCTGGTGGTGAACATGCTGATCGACAGCCACCGTGGCCTGGCGGAGCAGCTGGCAAGCTGCGATCTCCCCAcggtgctgcagagctgctggtgggacaGGCAGAGCACTGGCTGCCCTCACGCGATGCTGGCCCTCAGCGTGATCAACCGCCTTGCGGAGCACCGGCTGCCCCTGGGCCTGGAGATGGCAG GCAGAGAGGCCCCACTGGACCTGAGGGACATGCAGACGCTTCTGGGTGGCCTGGGGGACAGCATCTTGTCCAAGGACGTGGTGGTGGCCCTAGAGCGGCAGCTCTGTGGTGAAGTCCCCGTCCCCTCTGGCGAGgtggcccagctgctgcaggaccaCAGGTGCTTCAGGCTGCTGCTGCGCAGCTTTGAGCTGCTGGGGGCAGAGAAGGCTGTGAGCCTGAGCATCCTCAG GATCCTGAACAAGTTCCTGGACAGTTACCAGGAGGATGTGCTGCCCTGGCACGAGTGTGTGGAGCCCTGTTTGTCCTCCCTGAGTGCCCACAGCGGTGACCGAGAG CAGGTGGTGCAGGAGTTTGTTGGCTTCCTGCACCGCCTGGCCACCGCCAGCAAGGACTGCACGGTGGCGATGTGCCGTGTGGGCACCCGCGAGGCTCTGTCCAAAGCCCTGGACAAGCACAGCACGGCCCCGTCGCTGGCGCCAGCCCTGCTCGACCTGGTGATTGACTGCGAGAAGTATGCCAGCCTCTACAAGAAGCTGACGACCAGCATCTTGGCTGGCTGCATCCAG CTGGTCCTGGGGCAGATTGAGGAGCACCGCCGGAGCCACCAGCCCATCAGCATCCCCTTCTTTGATGTCTTTCTGCGCAACCTGTGCCAAG GCTCCAGCGTGGAGGTGAAGGAGGACAAGTGTTGGGAGAAGGTGCAGGTCTCCTCCAACCCCCACCGGGCCAGCAAGCTCACGGATGGGAACCCCAAGACGTACTGGGAGTCAAACGGCAGCACTGGCTCCCACTTCATCACTGTCCACATGCAGTGTGGTGTGGTGGTcag GGAGATGAGCATGCTGGTGGCCAGCGAGGACTCCAGCTACATGCCGGCCCGGGTCGTGGTGCTGGGGGGAGACAGCCCGGCCACCATCAGAACCGAGCTTAACGCA GTGACCGTCCTGCCCTCCGACAGCAGAGTGATCCTGCTGGAGAACATGACCCGCTTCTGGCCCGTCATCCAGATCCGGGTGAAGCGGTGCCAGCAG GGCGGCATTGACACACGTGTGCGTGGCATCGAGGTGCTGGGTCCCAAGCCTACGTTCTGGCCCATCTTCAAGGAGCAGCTGTGCCGGCGGACGTTCCTCTCCTGCACTGCTCGGGCTCATGCCTGGTGCCAGGAGATCTGCCGGGACCGGGGGCGACTGCTGCAGCTCTTTGGCAG GCTGAACCGGGCGCTGCAGCACGAGCAGGGCTTTGCCGACCGCTTCCTTCCTGATGACGAGGCAGCCCGGGCCTTGGGCAGGACGTGCTGGGAGGCCCTGGTGAACCCCTTGGTGCAGAGCATCACCAGCCCAG ACCCCCACGGCGTCAGCCCCCTGGCCTGGCTGCTGAGTGAGTACCTGGAGAGCGCGGAGCCGTCCCGCCGTGCCACGAGCCGTGGTGCTGTCTTTGGTTCCCGTGTGCGGCGCCTGACCCAGCTCCTGGTGCATGTGGACCCCGGCAGCCCAGAGCCAGAGGAAGCAAGAGCAGCTG gtgggaaggaggggaagaacaaGGAGGTGCCGGCCAGGGCTGTGAAGGCGGTGGTGGAGAAGTCAAGCGGCCTGTGGGGCATCTCGCAGTGCTGGCGTGGTGTGGTGCAGCAGCAG GTGCAGCGGTTCCTGGAGGCGGCAGGGCAGGCGCCGGACCTTGTGGAGCGATACTGCGGGCTGTACCAGCGCCTGCGTGGTGCCACAGAGGAGCTCTTTGGGCAGCAGGCTGCCTTTGTGCTGGCCCTGGGCCAGGGCTTCGCTGGGGCTTTGCTTCAGCTCTCCTTCCTTACCACCCTGCAC GTGAGTGAGCAGTTTGCCCGCTACCTTGATGGGCAGATTCAGGAGCTCCATGGGGCTGTGGGCAGCGCAGGGCCgctgcagcggctgcagcagATCCTGGAGCCCTTCATCGTCTTCAGTGGCCTGGAGCTCGCCCACACCTTCGAGCACTTCTACCG CCGCTTCCCCCAAGAGATGCTGAGCAACTTGGCTGAGTCGGAGGAGCTCCAGCAGCAGTTTtacctcttccagctgcaggagcaggacaagCGGCTGCTGGAGCTAGACATGGGCCTGGACGAG GCACTGGGGACGGCTTCGGTGGCGGATGTGCCGGAGGTGAAGGTGCTGGCCTTGGCCCCGCGCTGCTGGCCCGTTTCCCCGTCCTGCTACATGGATGAACCTGGGAGGTTTTTCTCGGCGGCCCTGAGCTCTCCCCTGGATGAGTTTGCCGACTTCTGCAGGCGGA GCCAGAGCCAGCTGGGCTGGGAGTGCACGAAGCCCCGGCGGTTGCAGTGGACGTGGCTGGGCCATGCTGAACTGCAGTTTGGAGACTGCGTCCTCCACGTGTCCACGCTGCAGATGTACATCCTGCTGTGCTTCAACAGCGCTGAG gaggtggctgtggAGGCCCTGCTGCAGGCTACGGGGCTCCCTGCTGACCTGGTGCACCAGGCACTGACACCGCTGACCCACGGCGAGGGCGTCCTGGTGTGGAGCTGCATGTCGGGAG CTCCAGgtgcactgcggctgaaccaggcAGCCCTGGCCCATGCCTCTGGCCGCCACCTGAGGCTGCTGCCCCGGCAGAGGTACCTGCGGGCAGAGAGGGCTGAGCTCAGCGccctggaaaggaagaggaacatCCTCTGCTGCCTCATCACCCGCATCCTCAAGGTGGAGAAGCAGCTTCACATTGACAACCTGGTGTTTAGG GTGATTGATGCCTGTCAGAAGGGTGAGTTGAGTCCAGGGCTGCAGTTCCTGAGCTTCTGCTGCCACAGCGTGGATGTGCTGTCCTGCGTCCTGCACCTGCTGAACCAGGGCTATCTCCGGCGCCAGGAGGAGAGGCCTCATGTCTTGGAATACATCTCTGCTGAGCCCACAACACCCCCTGCCTCCCAggtccagccccaggttgccTTCCAGACTGTAGAGATCAAGACAGCAGCAAGCCCAGCCTCTGCCGAAAGGAGACAGACTTTTTCTACCTTCAGGTAG